In Phreatobacter aquaticus, a single genomic region encodes these proteins:
- the deoC gene encoding deoxyribose-phosphate aldolase — MTASDLARRAVALLDLTDLSNGLNEAGVEALCARAVTPLGPVAAICLWAGFVPQARRLLRGTAVRIATVVNFPDGGTNVSRSADEARYALLDGADEIDVVMPYRALMSGDRETVAALLGAVRAAVPASKVLKVILETGELGRPDLIREAARIAIGTGADFIKTSTGKTAISATPEAAEIMLEEIRAAGRKVGFKPSGGIRKAADAALYLGLADRVMGPHWATPATFRFGASGLLDDLLTSGGTTGAPPAY; from the coding sequence ATGACCGCATCCGATCTTGCCCGCCGCGCCGTGGCGCTGCTCGACCTGACCGATCTCTCCAACGGCCTGAACGAAGCCGGCGTCGAGGCGCTCTGCGCCCGCGCCGTGACGCCGCTCGGTCCGGTGGCCGCGATCTGCCTCTGGGCGGGCTTCGTGCCCCAGGCCCGCCGCCTGCTGCGCGGCACGGCCGTCCGCATCGCGACCGTCGTCAATTTCCCCGATGGCGGCACCAATGTCAGCCGCTCGGCCGATGAGGCCCGCTACGCTCTGCTCGACGGCGCCGACGAGATCGATGTCGTCATGCCCTATCGCGCGTTGATGAGCGGCGACCGCGAGACGGTGGCAGCCCTCCTCGGCGCGGTGCGCGCGGCGGTTCCGGCCAGCAAGGTGCTCAAGGTGATCCTGGAGACCGGCGAACTCGGCCGCCCGGACCTGATCCGCGAGGCCGCCCGCATCGCCATCGGCACGGGCGCCGATTTCATCAAGACCTCCACCGGCAAGACTGCCATTTCGGCGACGCCCGAGGCCGCCGAGATCATGCTGGAGGAGATCCGGGCTGCCGGACGCAAGGTCGGGTTCAAGCCCTCCGGCGGCATCCGCAAGGCCGCCGATGCCGCGCTCTATCTGGGCCTGGCCGACCGGGTCATGGGGCCTCACTGGGCAACGCCTGCCACATTCCGCTTCGGGGCGTCCGGCCTGCTGGACGATCTTCTGACGAGCGGTGGAACCACGGGCGCGCCACCGGCTTACTGA
- a CDS encoding glucan ABC transporter ATP-binding protein/ permease: MSLLKVYWRVLLQLGPERRLGFILLVCNIALACIMFAEPILFGRIIDTLTRAQAQGRTITWPEILPLVSAWMTFGLFTIAAGVLVALHADRMSHRRRLAFMQHFFEHVLNLPLSYHSGTHSGRLLKQMLEGSNAMAWLLLSFLREHCASMIALVILVPVSLVVNWRLGSLLVIMVFLFFALTTYVLRKTDTLQGKVQEFHNALAERATDALGNVPVIQSFTRIDAEVRAMRATVDALLAAQIPVLSWWAVAAVASRASATLTVLSIFITGTWLHIHNLATIGEIVTFMGFATMLIARLEAVVGFVNSVFMEGPKIKDFFDVIDTAPLVHDRANAIDIGRAVGTVAFENVTFSYDGKRPAVADLTFLAAPGDTIALVGSTGSGKSTTLSLLHRVFDPQSGRVTIDGNDIREISLVSLRRNIGVVFQEPMLFARTIRENLQVGRPDATNEEIMEACERAQAAEFLARQPEGLDTEIAERGRSLSGGERQRLSIARALLKNPPVLILDEATSALDATTEQKLQVALEEVMKGRTTFVIAHRLATIRHATRILVFDQGRVVESGTFDELVAQGGIFANLAKAQFMTGDATKKAPVPPLEV, from the coding sequence ATGTCACTTCTCAAGGTCTACTGGCGGGTCCTGCTGCAACTCGGGCCGGAGCGGCGGCTGGGCTTCATCCTGCTCGTCTGCAACATCGCTCTCGCCTGCATCATGTTTGCCGAGCCGATCCTGTTTGGCCGTATCATCGACACGCTGACCCGCGCGCAGGCGCAGGGCCGCACCATCACCTGGCCGGAAATCCTGCCGCTGGTCTCCGCCTGGATGACATTCGGCCTGTTCACCATCGCCGCCGGCGTGCTGGTGGCGCTCCATGCCGACCGCATGTCGCATCGCCGTCGCCTCGCCTTCATGCAGCACTTCTTCGAGCATGTGCTGAACCTGCCGCTCAGCTACCATTCGGGCACCCATTCGGGCCGGCTCCTGAAGCAGATGCTCGAAGGCTCCAACGCCATGGCCTGGCTGTTGCTGTCCTTCCTGCGCGAGCACTGCGCCTCGATGATCGCGCTGGTCATCCTGGTGCCGGTCTCGCTGGTGGTGAACTGGCGGCTCGGCAGCCTGCTGGTGATCATGGTCTTCCTGTTCTTCGCGCTCACCACCTATGTGCTGCGCAAGACCGACACGCTGCAGGGCAAGGTCCAGGAATTCCACAATGCGCTGGCCGAGCGCGCCACCGACGCCCTCGGCAATGTGCCGGTGATCCAGTCCTTCACCCGCATCGACGCCGAGGTCCGCGCCATGCGGGCGACCGTCGACGCGCTGCTGGCGGCCCAGATCCCGGTCCTGTCCTGGTGGGCGGTGGCGGCTGTCGCCTCGCGCGCCTCGGCAACCCTCACGGTCCTGTCGATCTTCATCACCGGCACCTGGCTGCACATCCACAATCTCGCGACCATCGGCGAAATCGTCACCTTCATGGGCTTTGCCACCATGCTGATCGCGAGGCTCGAGGCGGTCGTCGGCTTCGTCAATTCGGTGTTCATGGAAGGTCCGAAGATCAAGGACTTCTTCGACGTCATCGACACGGCGCCGCTGGTCCATGACCGCGCCAATGCCATCGATATCGGCCGCGCGGTCGGCACGGTCGCCTTCGAGAACGTCACCTTCTCCTATGACGGCAAGCGGCCGGCGGTCGCCGATCTCACCTTCCTGGCAGCCCCCGGCGACACGATCGCGCTGGTTGGCTCCACCGGCTCGGGCAAGTCGACGACACTCTCGCTGCTGCATCGCGTCTTCGACCCGCAATCGGGCCGCGTCACCATCGATGGCAACGACATCCGCGAGATCTCGCTGGTCTCGCTCCGGCGCAATATCGGCGTCGTGTTCCAGGAGCCGATGCTGTTTGCCCGCACCATCCGCGAGAACCTGCAGGTCGGCCGCCCCGACGCGACCAACGAGGAGATCATGGAGGCCTGCGAGCGGGCCCAGGCCGCCGAGTTCCTGGCGCGCCAGCCCGAAGGCCTCGACACCGAGATCGCCGAGCGCGGCCGCTCGCTGTCGGGAGGCGAGCGCCAACGCCTGTCGATCGCCCGCGCGCTCCTGAAGAACCCGCCGGTCCTCATCCTCGACGAGGCGACCTCCGCGCTCGACGCCACCACCGAGCAGAAGCTTCAGGTGGCGCTGGAAGAGGTGATGAAGGGACGCACCACCTTCGTCATCGCCCACCGTCTCGCCACCATCCGCCATGCCACCCGCATTCTGGTCTTCGACCAGGGCCGCGTGGTCGAAAGCGGCACGTTCGACGAGCTGGTCGCCCAGGGCGGCATCTTCGCCAATCTGGCGAAGGCGCAGTTCATGACCGGCGACGCCACCAAGAAGGCGCCGGTGCCGCCGCTGGAGGTCTAG
- a CDS encoding COG3904 family protein — protein MRMIQNNDQQALRAPLRSSGRTTFKRGLLAAIAALSLGAPLASAATPATSPPAETASEPGQRVSMDFRIVEGRGLFGLTRWIQASGPITADTADRFDQFARANRIAGMTVVLDSPGGSMTSGLRMGRAFRAAGVNTMIGRTVIRLDGGQESATLLTHGMVCASACSYALLGGVHRTIASTARYGVHQFSRNIGRDGRFVTEQPTVRDFESAQRLMAELAVYLQEMGIDAGLLPLAASMPHGQQIRFLTPAEIGGLRVAVPAVVNEADRGTVGWSANHRADAPMLFSRAIRPLDGERRVDEEVALTCHRDPAQVIVNYRVIQARTRDSQPLKLGVVNIDLAGTQVPWRPAAAAPAPELRGSNTSLWISIAVPRQALEQAGERNALAIELGEGASPQGRTDFGAGLGNALPRFLTACDAGRPAATAGR, from the coding sequence ATGCGCATGATCCAGAATAACGACCAGCAGGCGTTGCGCGCGCCCCTGCGCTCATCCGGCCGGACGACCTTCAAGCGCGGCCTGCTGGCTGCAATCGCCGCTCTCAGCCTTGGAGCACCGCTCGCCAGCGCCGCCACCCCAGCGACAAGCCCGCCGGCGGAAACTGCGTCCGAACCCGGCCAGCGTGTCTCGATGGATTTCCGGATCGTGGAAGGCAGGGGCCTGTTCGGCCTGACGCGCTGGATCCAGGCCTCGGGGCCGATCACGGCAGACACGGCCGACCGCTTCGACCAGTTCGCAAGGGCCAATCGGATCGCCGGCATGACGGTGGTGCTCGACAGTCCCGGCGGGTCGATGACCAGCGGCCTGCGCATGGGCCGGGCCTTCCGCGCGGCCGGCGTCAACACGATGATCGGTCGCACCGTGATCCGCCTCGATGGTGGTCAAGAATCGGCGACCCTGCTCACCCACGGCATGGTCTGCGCCTCGGCCTGCTCCTACGCTCTTCTGGGCGGCGTGCATCGGACGATTGCCAGCACGGCACGCTATGGCGTCCATCAGTTCAGCCGCAATATCGGTCGGGACGGCCGCTTCGTGACCGAACAGCCGACAGTCCGCGACTTCGAGAGCGCCCAGCGCCTGATGGCAGAGCTTGCTGTCTATCTCCAGGAAATGGGGATCGATGCCGGCCTGCTGCCCCTGGCAGCCTCCATGCCGCATGGCCAGCAGATCCGGTTCCTGACGCCGGCCGAAATCGGTGGTCTGCGTGTCGCCGTCCCGGCTGTCGTGAACGAGGCTGATCGCGGCACAGTCGGGTGGTCGGCCAACCACCGGGCGGATGCGCCGATGCTGTTCAGCCGGGCGATCCGTCCGCTGGACGGCGAGCGGCGCGTCGATGAGGAAGTGGCCCTGACCTGCCATCGTGATCCGGCTCAGGTCATCGTCAATTATCGGGTGATCCAGGCCCGGACACGCGACAGCCAGCCGCTCAAGCTCGGCGTCGTGAACATCGATCTCGCCGGCACCCAGGTGCCTTGGCGCCCGGCCGCCGCGGCGCCCGCGCCGGAACTGCGCGGCTCCAACACCTCGCTGTGGATCTCAATTGCCGTGCCGCGCCAGGCTCTCGAACAGGCCGGCGAACGCAATGCCCTGGCCATCGAGCTTGGCGAGGGCGCCTCGCCCCAGGGACGCACCGATTTCGGCGCCGGTCTCGGCAACGCCCTGCCGCGCTTCCTGACAGCCTGCGACGCCGGGCGCCCGGCGGCGACTGCCGGGCGCTGA
- a CDS encoding phosphopentomutase produces MARALILVLDSVGIGAAADAAAYGDAGSDTLGHVAEAFAAAGHPLHLPHLVRLGLGEAARAATGRVPPGLEAEGALTGRYGYGVETSKGKDTPSGHWEICGLPVTFDWGYFPQDVPCLPPDLVAELVRRAGLAGILGDCHASGTEIIARLGAEHIATGKPILYTSADSVLQIAAHETAFGLDRLYALCQIARELCDPLGIGRVIARPFLGSGPADFTRTANRRDYAVPPPKPTLLALAEQADRTVISVGKIGDIFAHVGTGEVLKASGNEALFDRTLEGLGRLPDGGLLIANFIDFDSLYGHRRDPLGYGRALEAFDRRLPELLARLAPGDLAVITADHGCDPTFRGTDHTREYVPILAFGPGQQAELIGRRESFADIAATTARHLAIPAPPFGTSF; encoded by the coding sequence ATGGCCCGCGCGCTGATCCTGGTTCTCGACTCGGTCGGTATCGGTGCAGCAGCCGATGCGGCGGCCTATGGCGACGCGGGCTCGGACACGCTTGGCCATGTCGCCGAGGCCTTTGCCGCGGCCGGCCATCCGCTGCATCTACCGCATCTGGTCCGTCTGGGCCTTGGCGAGGCGGCGCGCGCGGCGACGGGCCGCGTCCCGCCGGGGCTGGAGGCCGAGGGCGCTCTCACGGGCCGCTACGGCTATGGCGTCGAGACCTCGAAGGGCAAGGACACCCCGTCAGGCCATTGGGAGATCTGCGGCCTGCCGGTGACCTTCGACTGGGGCTACTTCCCTCAAGACGTCCCCTGCCTGCCGCCCGACCTCGTGGCCGAACTCGTCCGCCGCGCAGGCCTCGCCGGCATCCTCGGCGATTGCCACGCCTCCGGCACCGAGATCATCGCGCGGCTCGGCGCCGAGCACATAGCGACGGGAAAACCCATTCTCTACACCTCGGCCGATTCGGTGCTGCAGATCGCCGCCCACGAGACCGCCTTCGGCCTGGACCGGCTCTATGCGCTCTGTCAGATCGCCCGCGAGCTCTGCGATCCCCTTGGCATCGGCCGGGTGATCGCGCGGCCCTTCCTCGGCTCCGGCCCCGCCGATTTCACCCGCACGGCGAACCGCCGCGACTATGCCGTGCCGCCGCCCAAGCCGACGCTGCTGGCGCTGGCCGAACAGGCCGACCGCACCGTGATCAGTGTCGGCAAGATCGGCGATATCTTCGCCCATGTCGGCACCGGCGAGGTCCTGAAGGCGAGCGGCAACGAGGCCCTGTTCGACCGCACGCTGGAGGGTCTTGGCAGGCTGCCCGACGGCGGACTGCTGATCGCCAACTTCATCGATTTCGATAGCCTTTACGGTCACCGCCGCGATCCACTGGGCTATGGCCGGGCGCTCGAGGCCTTCGACCGCCGCTTGCCCGAGCTTCTTGCGCGCCTCGCGCCGGGCGATCTCGCCGTCATCACCGCCGACCACGGCTGCGACCCGACCTTCCGCGGCACCGACCATACTCGCGAATATGTGCCGATCCTCGCCTTCGGGCCGGGCCAGCAGGCGGAACTGATCGGGCGGCGCGAGAGCTTCGCCGATATCGCGGCAACCACGGCCCGCCATCTCGCTATTCCGGCGCCCCCATTCGGGACATCGTTCTGA
- a CDS encoding S41 family peptidase gives MMRKASLLLAGAAMGVLATVAVTQPRAILGMSANAAGSDTYRHINLFGDIFERVRSDYVEKPDDAKLIESAINGMLTSLDPHSSFMDARNFRDMQVQTRGEFGGLGIEVTQEEGAIKVVAPIDDTPASKAGILANDVITHIDNEPIQGLTLQQAVEKMRGPIGSQITIRVTRPGATAPRDIPITRDRIVIRAVRHQIIGDDIGYVRITQFNEQTTDNLRRALEEIRTKIPADKLRGYVVDLRNNPGGLLDQSISVSDAFLERGEIVSTRGRNAEETQRWNARAGDLTGGKPIIVLINGGSASASEIVAGALQDHRRATVLGTRSFGKGSVQTIIPLGSQGALRLTTARYYTPSGRSIQARGIDPDIVLEQPVPEELRARLNENRGEAGLRGHLANPNQENNEERSASSVYVPREQKDDVQVNRAYELLRGTATDPKFPPSARSAAAPADATTPAPGAPAPAAPATPAAPATPAPQR, from the coding sequence ATGATGCGCAAAGCCTCGCTGCTTCTAGCCGGCGCCGCCATGGGCGTGCTCGCCACCGTCGCGGTGACGCAGCCACGCGCCATTCTTGGAATGAGCGCCAACGCGGCGGGCTCGGACACCTATCGCCACATCAATCTGTTCGGCGACATCTTCGAGCGGGTCCGCTCCGACTATGTCGAGAAGCCGGACGACGCCAAGCTGATCGAGAGCGCCATCAACGGCATGCTCACCTCGCTTGACCCGCATTCCAGCTTCATGGATGCGCGCAATTTCCGCGACATGCAGGTGCAGACGCGCGGCGAGTTTGGCGGCCTCGGCATCGAGGTCACCCAGGAGGAGGGCGCGATCAAGGTCGTTGCCCCGATCGACGACACGCCGGCCTCCAAGGCTGGCATCCTCGCCAATGACGTCATCACCCATATCGACAACGAGCCGATCCAGGGCCTGACCCTGCAGCAGGCGGTGGAGAAGATGCGCGGCCCGATCGGCTCGCAGATCACCATCCGCGTGACCCGTCCCGGCGCCACCGCCCCGCGCGACATTCCGATCACCCGCGACCGGATCGTCATCCGCGCCGTGCGTCACCAGATCATCGGCGACGATATCGGCTATGTCCGCATCACCCAGTTCAACGAGCAGACGACCGACAATCTGCGCCGCGCCCTGGAAGAAATCCGCACCAAGATCCCCGCCGACAAGTTGCGTGGCTATGTCGTCGATCTCCGCAACAATCCGGGCGGCCTGCTCGACCAGTCGATCTCGGTCTCGGATGCGTTCCTGGAGCGCGGCGAGATCGTCTCGACCCGCGGCCGCAATGCCGAGGAAACCCAGCGCTGGAATGCCCGCGCGGGCGACCTCACCGGCGGCAAGCCGATCATCGTGCTGATCAATGGCGGGTCGGCCTCGGCTTCCGAGATCGTCGCCGGCGCGCTGCAGGATCATCGCCGCGCGACCGTGCTCGGCACGCGGTCCTTCGGCAAGGGCTCGGTGCAGACCATCATCCCGCTCGGCAGCCAGGGCGCGCTCAGGCTCACGACGGCGCGCTACTACACGCCGTCGGGCCGTTCGATCCAGGCCCGCGGCATCGATCCGGACATCGTGCTGGAGCAGCCGGTTCCCGAGGAGCTGCGCGCGCGCCTCAACGAGAACCGTGGCGAGGCTGGCCTGCGCGGCCATCTCGCCAACCCGAACCAGGAGAACAACGAGGAGCGCTCGGCGTCCTCGGTCTATGTTCCCCGCGAGCAGAAGGACGACGTCCAGGTCAACCGCGCCTACGAATTGCTGCGCGGCACCGCGACCGATCCGAAGTTCCCGCCCTCGGCGCGCAGCGCGGCTGCGCCCGCCGATGCCACGACGCCGGCTCCGGGTGCTCCGGCGCCTGCCGCCCCCGCTACACCGGCGGCCCCGGCAACGCCCGCGCCGCAGCGCTGA
- a CDS encoding 2-keto-4-pentenoate hydratase encodes MSLCSSQNRLFASEILAAYEGRRQIGPLTSLEPTFSTEDAQRVSHEITRRRVAAGARVIGRKIGFTNRTIWDEYGVYAPIWGPVYDTTYRDAAGPAEQALGHLVEPRIEPEIVFGFAGEVHPDMDEREILGTISWVAHGFEIVQSLYPGWKFQSADCTAAFGLHGALICGPRTPVTGDPEGWLADLTSFAITLSKNGEVVDRGVAANVLDGPLSAVRHLAGVLANDPQARPIGGGEIITTGTVTRAFPILPGEEWSTLVEGLPVEPMRLRFTA; translated from the coding sequence ATGTCGCTCTGTTCGTCGCAGAACCGCCTGTTCGCCAGCGAAATCCTCGCCGCCTATGAGGGGCGCCGACAGATCGGGCCGCTGACCTCGCTCGAGCCGACCTTTTCCACCGAGGACGCCCAGCGCGTGTCCCACGAGATCACCCGGCGCCGGGTGGCGGCGGGCGCTCGCGTCATCGGCCGCAAGATCGGCTTCACCAACCGCACGATCTGGGACGAGTACGGCGTCTACGCGCCGATCTGGGGCCCGGTCTATGACACGACCTACCGGGATGCCGCCGGACCCGCGGAACAGGCGCTCGGCCATCTGGTCGAGCCGCGCATCGAGCCGGAGATCGTCTTCGGCTTTGCCGGCGAAGTGCATCCCGACATGGACGAACGCGAGATCCTCGGCACGATCTCCTGGGTCGCCCATGGCTTCGAGATCGTGCAGTCTCTCTATCCCGGCTGGAAGTTCCAGTCGGCCGATTGCACGGCGGCCTTCGGCCTGCATGGCGCGCTGATCTGCGGCCCGCGCACGCCGGTCACCGGCGACCCGGAGGGCTGGCTCGCGGATCTGACGTCCTTTGCCATCACGCTGTCGAAGAACGGCGAGGTGGTGGATCGCGGCGTCGCCGCCAATGTGCTGGACGGCCCGCTCTCGGCGGTGCGCCACCTGGCCGGCGTGCTCGCCAACGATCCCCAGGCCCGCCCGATCGGCGGTGGCGAGATCATCACCACGGGCACCGTGACGCGCGCCTTCCCGATCCTGCCCGGCGAGGAGTGGTCGACCCTGGTCGAGGGGCTCCCGGTCGAACCCATGCGGCTGCGCTTCACCGCCTGA
- the deoA gene encoding thymidine phosphorylase — MTFIPQEIIREKRDGGTLSADAIGGFVAGIADGTVTEAQVAAFAMAVFFQGMTMDERIALTRAMTGSGDTLSWKDLDLGGPVLDKHSTGGVGDTVSLMLAPMVAAAGGYVPMISGRGLGHTGGTLDKLESIPGYNAKPSLDLFRQTVKRVGCAIIGQTDNLAPADRVIYGVRDVTATVESIPLITASILSKKLAAGLDGLVMDVKTGSGAFMPDFARSRELAESIASVATGAGLPTVALITPMDQPLANVAGNALEVRWAIDYFAGAHRESRLHGVTLALASELLVLGGLAPDLDHALGKLEMVLSNGRAAEIFERMVAALGGPDDLLEHPDKHLPIAPQVRPVLAERAGTVTAIDTRAIGMAVVSLGGGRTRAADPVDPAVGLTDIVMLGETIEAGHPLAMVHGRDEAGFEAASRLVRDAVTLGEGGAVVGALVQARIAG; from the coding sequence ATGACGTTCATTCCCCAGGAGATCATCCGCGAGAAGCGCGACGGCGGCACATTGTCCGCCGACGCCATCGGCGGCTTCGTCGCCGGCATTGCCGATGGCACGGTGACGGAAGCACAGGTCGCGGCCTTCGCCATGGCGGTGTTCTTCCAGGGCATGACCATGGACGAACGCATCGCGCTGACCCGCGCCATGACCGGTTCCGGCGACACGCTCTCCTGGAAGGATCTGGACCTTGGCGGCCCGGTGCTCGACAAGCATTCGACCGGCGGCGTCGGCGACACCGTCTCGCTCATGCTGGCGCCCATGGTGGCGGCGGCCGGCGGCTATGTGCCGATGATCTCGGGCCGCGGCCTCGGCCATACCGGCGGCACGCTGGACAAGCTGGAATCGATCCCCGGCTACAATGCCAAGCCCTCGCTCGACCTGTTCCGCCAGACGGTGAAGCGCGTCGGCTGCGCGATCATCGGCCAGACCGACAATCTCGCCCCCGCTGACCGCGTCATCTACGGCGTGCGCGACGTCACCGCGACGGTCGAATCGATCCCGCTGATCACCGCGTCCATCCTGTCGAAGAAGCTTGCCGCCGGGCTCGACGGGCTGGTCATGGATGTGAAGACGGGATCGGGCGCCTTCATGCCCGACTTCGCACGCTCTCGGGAACTGGCGGAGTCCATCGCCTCGGTCGCCACCGGCGCCGGCCTGCCGACGGTCGCCCTGATCACGCCGATGGACCAGCCGCTGGCCAATGTGGCCGGCAATGCGCTGGAGGTCCGCTGGGCGATCGACTATTTCGCCGGAGCCCACCGCGAGTCGCGGCTGCACGGCGTCACCCTGGCGCTTGCGTCCGAGCTGCTGGTACTGGGCGGTCTGGCGCCTGATCTCGACCACGCGCTCGGCAAGCTGGAGATGGTGCTGTCCAATGGCCGCGCCGCCGAAATCTTCGAACGCATGGTGGCAGCCCTCGGTGGCCCCGACGATCTCCTGGAACATCCGGACAAGCACCTGCCGATCGCGCCTCAGGTCCGCCCCGTCCTGGCCGAGCGGGCCGGAACGGTGACCGCCATCGACACCCGCGCCATCGGCATGGCGGTGGTTTCCCTTGGCGGCGGGCGCACCCGCGCCGCCGATCCGGTCGATCCTGCAGTGGGCCTGACCGATATCGTCATGCTCGGCGAGACGATCGAAGCCGGCCATCCGCTCGCCATGGTCCATGGCCGCGACGAGGCCGGCTTCGAGGCGGCCTCCCGCCTCGTTCGCGATGCGGTCACGCTTGGCGAGGGCGGCGCCGTTGTCGGCGCGCTGGTCCAGGCCCGGATCGCGGGCTGA